In Mycolicibacterium aubagnense, the DNA window GCGCATGCAGTGGTGGATGCGGCCCGGCCCCAGCCGCGCCTGCGCGATGGCGAAACCGGAGCCCTCTTCGTGCAGCAGGTTCTCCACCGGAACGCGGACGTTGTCGAAGACGATTTCGCAGTGCCCGTGCTGGTCCTGCCAGCCGAACACCGGCAGCGACCGCTGGATGTCCACACCAGGGGTGTCGACGGGCACCAGGATCATCGACTGCTGGGCATGCGATGCCGCATCAGGATTGGTGCGGCCCATGACGATCAGAATCGTGCAGCGCGGGTCGGCGGCGCCGGTGATCCACCACTTGCGGCCGTTGATGACGTAGTCCCCGCCGTCGCGCAGCATCGTCGTCTCGATGTTGCGCGCATCCGAGGACGCCACGGCCGGCTCCGTCATGGCGAAGGCGCTGCGGATTTCACCATTGAGTAGGGGTTCGAGCCACTGCTTGCGCTGTTGCTCGTTGGCGAACAGGTGCAGGGTCTCCATGTTGCCGGTGTCCGGCGCCGCACAGTTGATGGCCTCGGGGGCGATCTCCATGCTCCAACCGGAAATCTCGGCCAGCGGCGCGTACTCCAGGTTGGTCAGCCCGGACTCGGCGGGCAGGAACAAGTTCCACAAGCCGCGCTTGCGCGCCTCGATCTTGAGCTCCTCGACCACCGGCGGCACCGTGTGGTCCTTCGGGCCCTTCTCCTCGCGATAGGCGTGGTAGGAGGCCTCGGCGGGCAGCACGAGCTCGGTCATGAACTCGGTGAGCCTGTGCTGGTAATCCTGCGCTTTTGCCGACAACGCGAAGTCCATGACCGCCACGATATGCCACTTGTCTAACGATGTGACGGGCGGTCGGTAGCGCAGTCGTCAGGGCCGTGCGCGACGACGGATTCCCTCCCCGCGACGACTTCGGGGAGGGAATCCGGGTTCGGTGCGGTCAGCGGACCTGGCCGGGCATCAGGGTGGCGACGCGGTAGATGCCGTGGTGCCAGAGCACCCCGGGCATCGGCACCCCTGCCGGCGGCGCGATGGTCGAGGGGGTGGCGACCACGTGCGGCGGCCGCACGTCGGGGCCGAGGGTCGTGGCGCCGGCGGCGCCGGCCAGGCCGAGTGCCGAGCCACCGAGGATGCCGGCGGCAATGATCGAGAAGCCGAAGGTGCGGGTGGTGATGCTCATCTGAATTCTCCTGTGTGAGTAAGCTTTTGGTGTGTTGCCCCGGTGTGCTCCGGTGATGACTCAAGAGTGCCGCAGGGCGGGCTCGCGGTCTGTCCGGCGATCGGCCGGTAGACCGGTGGATTCGGGTGTCCCCTGATCGGGGGACACGCGGCCGTCAATTGGCGATCGGAGTTACTTTTCGCCGGCCGCCGTGCGACGCTGACGGCATGACCGACGAACGGGTTCGCGTGGTGGTGGGTGACGACCACCCGATGTTTCGCGACGGCGTCGTCCGGGCGCTGACGGCGAGTGGCGCCATCGAGGTGCTGGCCGAAGCGGACGACGGGACGTCGGCGTTGGAGGCGATCCGTACGCACAAGCCCCAGGTGGCTCTGCTGGATTACCGCATGCCCGGCATGGACGGCGCCGAGGTGGCGGCGGCGGTGTTGCGCGACGGACTGCCGACCCGGGTACTGCTGCTGTCCGCCCACGACGAGGCCGAGATCGTGTACCGGGCCCTGCAGGATGGCGCGGCCGGTTTCCTGCCGAAAGAGTCGACTCGCAGTGAGCTCGTCAACGCGATCCTCGAATGTGCCAAGGGCCGTGACGTCGTCGCCCCCAGCCTGGCCGCGGGGCTCGCCGGGGAGATCCGGCGCCGGGCCGAGCCCGACGCCCCGGCGCTCAGTCCGCGCGAGCGGGAGGTGCTGCAGCTGATCGCCAAGGGCACGACCATCCCCGCCATGGCCAAGGAGCTGTACCTGGCGCCGTCGACCGTCAAGACCCATGTGCAGCGGCTGTACGAGAAGCTCGGGGTCGGGGACCGCGCCGCGGCCGTGGCCGAGGCGATGCGTCGGAAGTTGCTGGACTGACGTGAGCTCGACACTCAGCCGGATCGGTGAGTACCTGGCCGCCGAGCCGGTGCGGATATCCGCCGGGCTGCGGCTCCCGCTGATCGCGCTGATCGGCGTCCTGGTGTGGATCTGGGAAGTCGACCACTGGCTGCCCGAGCTGTACGCGGCGATCCTGGGGCTGTACGCGATCGCGGCGGTGATCTGGTTGGTGGCAGTGCTGCGCGGCCCGGTGCCACGTTGGGCGGACTGGGCGTCCACCG includes these proteins:
- a CDS encoding acyl-CoA dehydrogenase family protein — its product is MDFALSAKAQDYQHRLTEFMTELVLPAEASYHAYREEKGPKDHTVPPVVEELKIEARKRGLWNLFLPAESGLTNLEYAPLAEISGWSMEIAPEAINCAAPDTGNMETLHLFANEQQRKQWLEPLLNGEIRSAFAMTEPAVASSDARNIETTMLRDGGDYVINGRKWWITGAADPRCTILIVMGRTNPDAASHAQQSMILVPVDTPGVDIQRSLPVFGWQDQHGHCEIVFDNVRVPVENLLHEEGSGFAIAQARLGPGRIHHCMRALGAAERALALMIHRVSTRVAFGKPLAEQGVVRESIAKSRNAIDQARLLCEKAAWTIDQQGNKAAHVLVSQIKSVAPQVACDVIDRAIQVHGAAGICDDVPLARLYGWHRAMRLFDGPDEVHMRTIARAELGREKSALAAACAKSGGH
- a CDS encoding response regulator, with the protein product MTDERVRVVVGDDHPMFRDGVVRALTASGAIEVLAEADDGTSALEAIRTHKPQVALLDYRMPGMDGAEVAAAVLRDGLPTRVLLLSAHDEAEIVYRALQDGAAGFLPKESTRSELVNAILECAKGRDVVAPSLAAGLAGEIRRRAEPDAPALSPREREVLQLIAKGTTIPAMAKELYLAPSTVKTHVQRLYEKLGVGDRAAAVAEAMRRKLLD